A genomic region of Dreissena polymorpha isolate Duluth1 chromosome 4, UMN_Dpol_1.0, whole genome shotgun sequence contains the following coding sequences:
- the LOC127878889 gene encoding small ubiquitin-related modifier 3-like, whose translation MSEDQSKKDDVKSETEHINLKVTGQDGSVVHFKIKRNTPLRKLMSAYCDRAGLKMGVVRFRFDGNPINETDTPHGLDMEDGDSIDVFQQQTGGLVLS comes from the exons ATGTCTGAAGATCAATCTAAAAAG GATGATGTCAAGTCAGAGACTGAACACATAAACTTGAAGGTGACTGGACAGGACGGAAGTGTGGTGCATTTCAAAATTAAGAGAAACACACCCTTGCGAAAACTGATGTCTGCATACTGTGATCGAGCT g GGCTTAAAATGGGTGTGGTACGATTCAGATTTGATGGCAATCCAATTAATGAAACAGACACACCACACGGG CTTGATATGGAAGATGGTGACTCAATAGACGTGTTTCAACAACAGACCGGTGGATTAGTGCTATCATGA